The following nucleotide sequence is from Pleurocapsa minor HA4230-MV1.
CAAACCATTGATTTGATAGAGCTTCTGCTTCTGGGCTATCAATTACCGAATTAACAAACTCTTGCCACTGTGGATCGTTGCTATGAATAATCATGCCATAGCGATCGCAAGTTAGAGGAAGCTCGGGTACTAAAGGATATTCTGCTGCTGATAACCCCTGCTGTTGAGCTTCGGCGCGTAATAAAATTCCGTCGCTAATCATCGCGTCTATTTTGCCCTGTGCCACCGCCTGGATACCTCTAATTCGAGCAGTCACTCCCTTATACTGCTGAAGAGTTGCCAGAGGATAGCGTTGAGCCACAACTTTGGCAGTAGTGGTATTAGCAATTACACCTAAAGTGGCACCATTTAAATCATCTTCAGGATTAAGAGAGTTATCCTGCTTGACTAAAAATTGTGTTCCTGTCAGAAAAAAAGGATGAGAAAAATTAGTGTTTTCTGGAGGATCGGGGCGAATTGTATTAGGGCCACATTCAAGATTGACCAGGCTATCTGCTACTAAGCCAAAACGATTAGTTGCAGTTGATTTAAGTAGCTTAATACTAAGCGTATTTCGTTCTAACTCCTGAGTTAATTGTGATTGCAACAAAGCAAAAAAATCCAAACAGTATCCCTGTATGTTTTCCTGGGCATCTAAATAGCCAAAAGGAGGTGCATCTTCTCGAATGGCAACGCTTAAGACTCCTGTACGTTGAATTTTTGCCAAAGTATCTTCTGCCTTGACTGAAGATATAGAACTCAAAAGACACAGACTACTAGTAACCAAAAATACTAAATTACGATTCATTGCCAATAACTCTCTTGAGTCTCAGACTAAAGTTAATATCTCATTTTAAAAAGCTTAGAGCTGCGGACGCTACCGTGTCCCAGTCGTCTTACGACGATCTGCGCTTAAGACTTATACAGGGCTAGAGAATAAATTCTCTGTCTAAGTACATTAAGTCCGTTTAAACGGACTTTAATTTTCAGCCAAGAAATTTATTTCTTGGTTCACTACAGTTAGAACGAAATAGCACTGAGACTTATAGCTAAAAACAGATTAACTTCAATAAAGCTATTTCAAAAAAATCGATCGAGATTAAGGATAAAAACCTAGTTTAGGTAAACCCAAAGATTCTGACCAATCCATCATCAGATTTAAGCATTGTACTGCTTGACCTGCCTGACCTTTAATTAAATTATCGATCGCCGATAGCACAATTACTCTACCAGTACGACGATCTACCTGAATACCTATGTATGCCAAGTTAGTGCCACAAGCCCACTTAGTTTGCGGATAGATACCGCTGGAGAGAACTTTCACAAAGGGAGAAGAACGATAAAAAGCGTTGTAGATGGTGATTAGATCTTCTCTAATTAATCCAGGATCTCTCAAAGTGGCGTAGACGGTAGACAAGATTCCCCTAACCATGGGGACTAAATGAGGCGTAAACTGCACAATAACTTCTTGACGAGCTAATATACTGCAAATTTGCTCAATTTCAGGAGTATGACGATGACTAGCAACTCCATAAGCGCCGATAGAGTTATCCGCCTCTGATAAAAGCATACTAATCTTACCTTGACGACCACCACCAGACGTACCCGATTTAGCGTCGATAATGGCAGTAGAGGGATCGACCAATCCTTGCTTGAGTAAAGGCGAAAGAGCCAATAAACTAGCAGTAGGATAACATCCAGGGCAGCCAACTAATTGAGCTTGTTTAATCTGTTCACGGAAAAGTTCGGGTAAGCCATAAACCGCAGATTTTGCCGTATCTTGGTCTGTTCGCTCTTTTTTATACCAGTCGGTGTAGGTATCTAAATTACTAAAACGATAGTCTGCCGAAAGATCTAAGACCTTGCAGCCTTTAGCAATTAAAGCGGGAGCCAGATCGCAGGCCAAACCATTGGGTAAACCGAGAAAGACAGCTGCACACCGTTCGGCGATCGCATCTACGTCAATTTTTTCGACAGTCAGATCGACACAATGATCTAAGTGAGGATAAATCGAACTATATTGCTTGCCCGCACTACTATCACCACCCAGATAGGCAATTTCAACTTGAGGATGTTCTAATAAAAGTTTGACTAACTGAACTCCGCCATATCCAGATGCTCCTACAATCCCAATCGGCTTTTTGTCACTCATGCTGCTGTGCCTCTGGCTAATCTTTAACTACGTTAACTTAATATCTTCTCTGAAGATCTATAGTTTAAGCACAATTAGACAATCTTCAACAATAATTTTTGCTAGGCAGCGTATAGCCGTACAAAGTTAGATTAGGATATTCATAGTAATCGGCTCGTAAGTAAACGAGCGACCCCGCGTCGGCGTAAGACGCAAGGGAATGCGCGAAGTAGGAAGTAGGAAGTAGTATTTCAAAAGTGTCCTAACGTTTTAACGTATGGCTATATATTAAATCAATAATTGTTTGAAATTTGAGATTTTGGTAGATGAAACGGCGATTTACTTGGTGGTTATTAGTCGGACTATTATGTATTTTGATGCTTGGCTATCTAACAGCTAAGAGTAATCGAGCAGCAACTAATAATAGTGATTTAGCTGTACCTCCTCGCCAAGATTTTCGGCTGGTGGTTATTAGCGATCTCAATAGTCAGTATGGTTCGACAGAATATGAGCCAGAAGTCACCCAGGCGATCGCCTTAATACCTCAATGGCAACCCGATCTCGTACTTTGTGGCGGAGATATGATCGCTGGACAAAAAGCCAGCTTAACTAAGTCACAGATTGAGTCGATGTGGGCAGCTTTCGATCTTAAAATAGCAGCACCTCTAAGACAGCAGCAGATTCCTCTTGGTTTTACTATCGGTAATCATGATGGATCTGGGGCGATTAAAGATCAAACCTTAATTTTTCAAGCAGAAAGAAATCTGGCTCAAGCTTATTGGCAGCAGCAAAAGCACTATTTAAATTTTGTCGATCGCACTCATTTTCCCTTCTACTATAGTTTTCAGCAAAACAAGATCTTCTTTCTCGTTTGGGATGCTTCTAGTTCTCAAATCTCACCCCAACAGCTCAACTGGATCGAGCAGACATTAAAAACTCCAGCAGCGCAACAGGCAAGCGCCAGAATAGTTTTAGGACACTTACCCCTCTATCCTGTGGCAAAAGAGAAGAATAAACCAGGAGAGTACTTAAACGAGGGAGATAAACTGCGATCGCTGCTTACAGAGAATAAAGTATTGATGTATGTTAGTGGACACCATCACGTATACTACCCAGGGAAGATCGATCATCTCGAATTACTCCATGCAGGGGCATTGGGACAGGGCCCAAGACAGTTAATCAACAGCGAGTTGTCACCCCGTCAAACGATTACTATCATTGATTTGGATCTGTCTAAATTGGCACTTACTTATACTACCTACGATGCCACCACTTGGCAAAAAATATTCCTCGAACAATTACCAGCCTCTATTCCCAACCCAGATGGCACTATCTGGAGACATGATCTCAATGGGCAAAAATAAACAAGAAATAATTCTTTTACTTTGACTATGAATTTTGTTATTCGTCCTTTGATGCTCGAAGATGAATTGATTGTGTGGAAGATGTTGCGATATGCATCTCATGAATCTTCCATCGAATCGGTTCGACAGCAGCCGTATTTAGCTCGTTACGCTTTGAATTGGGGCAGAATTGGTGATTTTGGTTATGTAGCTTCTAGCGATATGAGTCCCATTGGTGCAGCTTGGCTGCGTTTATGGCTGGGGAAAGATAAAGGGTTTGGTTATGTCAAAGATGAAATTCCCGAATTAGCGATCGCTGTTTTGCCAGATTATCGCGGACAAGGCATTGGCACTAGGTTATTGACAAAAATTTTAGGTGCAGCGAAGAGCGAGTATTCAGCAGTAAGTCTGAGTGTTCGGGCTAATAATCCAGTTTTGCGACTATATGAGCGTACAGGATTTATTCAGATTCCAGGGAGCGAAGTTGTCAATCGGTCTGGTGAAGTATCATTTAATATGATGTATGAATTCAATTAGTGTGCGCCTACTCACTCCCGCCGATGCTAAAGCTTATCGTTCTGTAAGGTTGCTTGCCCTCGATGAACAACCCTTCGCCTTTGGTTCGCTACCCGAAGACGAGCCAAATCTTTTGGAGACTGCCACAAGACTTGTAGAGAGCGATGATCGATGTTTTTTTGGAGCATTTCAAGCTGAACAACTCATAGGCATTATCAGGCTGTCTCGCTATTCAGCATCGAACGAGAAGCATCGTGCTTATCTGGGAGGACTCTATGTTATGCCATCCTTTCGTTGTCAAGGCTTTGGTAGGGCGCTCATCCAAGAGGCTTTAAGTCGAGCAGCGAATACTCCAGGCATCAGAAGGGTCAATCTAACTGTTGTAACCCAACAAGAAGGGGCAATCCGTCTTTATCGATCGCTTGGCTTCCGCATCTATGGTACTGAAGAGGAAACATTTTCGAGAGATGGACAATTCTACGACGAGTACTTGATGACCTTGGAACTCAACTCTGACAGTAATTACAACGCCTAACAACGATGGTTGTACCCATAGCGAGAATAGTCCTCTAGCCGAGATGAGGTATTTATAGCGATCGCCTAATTTAAAAGATTATGAGAATTAATATTCATGAAATTATCTGAAATTGATGTAGATAAATTATCAACAGAGCAAATAACAAAAATATTGTATGGTGAGGAAAAAGATAATGGAGAAAAAGGCGATTGCATCTTCGTGTATGGAGGTAGAGGAATAGAACGAGTACATAAAGCTGTTGAATTATTTAACTTTCAGCGTGCAGAACACATTCTATTTTCTGGAGGCTCAGGATATGGCAAATATACCTATCCTTTGTTTTGGACAATGCGAGATAATGCTTTAAAGCTGAAAGTTCCAGAAGACAAAATATTAGTTGAAGATCGTTCAAATCATTCAAAAGATGGTGCGATCGCTTCGTTATTTGTTTTAGAAAATACGGCGTTGCTGGATTGAGGTATGATTATTGAACTTGCGATCGCTAATTTGAAATAAGATTTCCGAAAAATGAATTGTCCTGAGTGTCCTAGAGGACTAGCTTCGCGTCGTAAGTCAACTAAAATTCAGAAAATATGAGAGCGATCGCCTATACCTAAATTCAGCTCACCCCCAAAGCTAAATATGTATATAGATAGGGGTGATCCAATTAACACTAGACCGTGATAATTTTAAAACCTAAACTTGGTGATAAGGACTAGTCAGTTTATCTAGTTGATTGACCAACAAACTCAGGAATAAGCCCACATCTGTTACTACACCGACTGATTCGACTGAACCGCGATCGCTTAACTTGGTGACCACCGCTGGATTGATATCTACACAGACCATTTTTACACCCGCAGGGGTCATATTCCCCACGCCGATCGAATGCAGCATCGTTGATAGCATGAGGATCATGTCTGTTCCTTCTAAGAGTTGGGCATATTCTGACTGAGCCTTAATTAGATCCATTTGAGTATCGGGTAAAGGGCCATCATCGCGAATTGAACCAGCTAGGGCAAAGGGGACATGATGTTTAACGCATTCATACATAATGCCGTGGGTAATTATTCCCGCCTCAACTGCTTGAGCAATGCTGCCGTAACGTCGTACTGTATTGATTACTTTTAAATGATGGCGGTGTCCCCCACGAACGGGAGTACCTTTTTGCATATCTACCCCCAGGGAAGTACCCATCAGGGATTGTTCTATGTCATGAACGGCGATCGCATTTCCTCCTAGTAAGCCTTGAACATAACCGTCCCGTATCAAACGAGAAAGGTGTTTTGCCCCTCCTGTATGAATGACCACAGGGCCTGCTGTGACGACGACTTTACCCCCGCGATCGCGAATTTGGCGCAATTCCCAAGCAATCTGTTCGACTACTAATTCGACTCTTCTTTCACTTGATACCCCCGCACCCATGAAGCTGAATTCTTCTTTGACTTTAGGTTCTCGATTAGACTTTTTCCGCACAGTACGGATACCTTCTACACCGACCACAACGCGATCGCCTTTGTTTAAATCCCTGAGAATGCGACATTCTGCCGTTACGCCATGGCTACCATCACTAATGACAATTGCCCCATCCATGCGTTGCTTTTGGACTCGAATCCATTGACCATTAATATTGACTTCGGTGGGGTAGATATTGCTGACATAGAAGTCATCGGGGGCAACTCCATCGAGATCGCAAGTTTCCACGATCGCATTATCCACCTCCTGGTTAGTAGTAACCGCCCCCAGTTCAATCAACTGAGTCATGATTTTTTCCATCACTTCATGGTCAGGGGCTGATACGCGCACTTCTGCACTAGAAGTACTTTGTCTTTCTAGACCCAGGTTAAAGTTCAAAACTTTAAAGCTACCGCCATTGTCTACTACCAAGTCTAAAGAACGATTCATGATCCCTGCATCCAAAAGATGTCCTTCCATGTGCAGTACACGGCTTTCTACAGGAGTACTGGCATGAACATCGGGCAATACAGGTTCATTAATTCTCAGAGTGAGACATTTAGCTGCACCACCAGCCTTGAGAAATTCAGTTAGGGGAGTCTCAATCACTTCAAAGCCAACATCAGCTAAACGTTGTTTAAGACTATCACTCGCCTTATTCATCACTACCGACTGTCCAACGTTGACAGAATTACAGGCAAAATTAATCGCATCTGTTTCGGCGATCGCAATTCTTTTTTCGGCGGGGACACGTCCTTCGATGATGTGATTGGAATAGGAGTCAAAAGCCCCAGGATAGTAAAGCAGATAGCCTCCCGATAGCGGACAGAAACAGGTATCTAAATGATAAAAGCGCTCGTCAATTAAACGCAGGGATAGCACTTCAATATCTAACCACTTAGCTAGATAAGGATGGGAATCTAATTCAGAACGAAAACCATAGCCTGCCCATAGCCATCGTCCCTCGCGGTCTAGTAAAGCATCTCCCGCGCCTTCAAAGGGTAAGTCTTGAGGTAGTTCAAATACATTAAAACCATTGTCTTCAAACCACTGTTTAAAATAGGGTTCTTCTCCCTGGCGTTCGGGATGGTAAAAGCGACTGAGAACCGCATTGTCTCCTAGCACTAAACCCGCGTTGGCAGTAAATACCATATCAGGTACACCTTTTTGTCCCTGAACTAGATCTACCTGGGCAATTTCATTGAGGACAAAATTCAGTTTTGACCATTGTTCTACCGCTTTATCCCGAGAAGACTTATGAATATTGCCTTCCATCCAGGGATTAATCACGTAATCTACATCGTAGTGATCGGGAGCGCACATTAAGATGCGAATTGGTTCAGTCATAGCGATTTATGTGTGAGTAGGTAAAAAAGATCGAACAGTTTCAGAATTAAGCATTAGCTACCAGTGTATTGAGCAATCCAACCCCCAAATAAGAAAGCATTGTAAAACTTGTTAATCTGATTAAACCCAGCAACCTCTAATAGTTCAATAATTCTGGCTTCAGTGACAAAGTGAATTGAGTTACTAATAGAAGTCTGAAATTTCTCTTCTGCTTTGGTTCTAGTTTCATCATCTAACTGACTAAAATAAAGAGCCTGCCAAGCTTTAGTAAATTGACTAAAGTAAGACGCCGATCGATCCCCATAAAGATCGGCAAGGATAAATTTTGCGCCAGGCTTTAGACGTTGAGCAATGTCTTTTAATAGCTGCAACTTAGCTCCATCATCAGTCAGAAAATGCATCACTAACATCAGGGTAGCTGCATCCATCGGTTCGGTTTCAGGTAAGCTATTCACATAACCCGAATGTAAATTAACTCGCTTTTGCAACCCTTGAGCAGCAAGTTCTGCTTGAGCGATCGCCATCATCTCAGAGGCAGGATCGACACCCGTTAATAACCATTCTGGATTAGGCTTTGAGTAATTAACCAACTCCATCCCCGTACCCGAACCAACAATCAACAGTCTTGCTGATTTACTGAGGCTAGTCTTTAATAGACTCTGTGTCATGCCATGGAGAGACTCATAGCCTGGAATCGCTTTACGGATATCAAGATCGTATTGAGTAGCGCGATCGCGATCAAATTCAATTTTTGCCTCTGCCATAGCTATATTTTAGCCAAAATCAATTGCACGTTGGACTCTATCAGACCTGAATTATCCTACTATGAAAAGCGTCTGCTTAATGTATCTTAAGTCTCAATCATGTTAAGCAATGATGACATCTAGTAAATAGGGAGATAGGGAGATAGGGAGATAATTATTGTCCTAAATCCCTAAATACAATATTTAACTGTTCATCAGAACCCGACATAAAACTTTTAGCTCTTATTTTTAGGTGCTGTACGATGTTCGCCAAAATATTTTTCACTGCGATAACGTAGCCAAATTCTTAGCTGTTGTGGAATCTGCTCTTTTTGTTCTGGGGTCAAAGTGTTGTATAGGGCGATCGCTTTCTCTCTTTCCCCGCGACAAGCAGCATTATTATGAGCATCCCAGTAACTCCTCGCTACTCGAATACGCCGACATACTTCCTTAACTAATTCTTTGCCCTTTAATTCTTGATTCTTCTTTTTCTTAGCAACCATTATTTATAGCCGTATAAAATTAGATCGGGACATTAATAGTAATCGGCTCGTAAGTAGGAAATAGGAAATAGGAAGTAGTATTTCCAATACGTAGGGCTACAGTTTCAAGGCAACTCTATTTACTTTTTACCTCTTAACTCTCATCCAGTAATTTTCTCTATCCTAGCGATAAACTTGAGCCAACGCAGCACTAATAACCAAAGAATCGGCACCTGATAAACAAGCCTTCTCGGTAATATAGCGTTTCCACGCTTTTGTACCTGGCTGTTCGGCAAATAGTTGTAACATATGACGAGTAATCGAATTAAGTCTTATTCCTTTACCCAGCCAATAGTCGATATAGGGTAACATCCCTTCAACAATTTCTGTTCGAGTTTTAGCGATCGCATCTTCACCAAATATATCTCGATCCACCGTGGCAAAAAGGTAAGGGCGATCGTAAGCAGCACGCCCGATCATGACTGCATCTACAGATTTTAAGTGTGCTTGAGTTTGCTCAATGGTAGTAATACCTCCGTTAATTTCAATAAAGAGGTGGGGAAAATCTTGCTTCAGACGATAAACATCTTCATAACGTAATGGGGGGACATCGCGGTTTTCCTTGGGACTCAAACCCTGTAGCCAAGCCTTACGAGCATGGACACTAAAGTTAGTACAGCCAGCTTCAGACACAATTCGGACAAAGTTAACCATGTCTTCATAGCGAT
It contains:
- the dusA gene encoding tRNA dihydrouridine(20/20a) synthase DusA, translated to MNSSYNNQTKINLPLSIAPMMDRTDRHYRYFLRQITRRTLLYTEMITAQAILHGDRPKLLDFSPAEKPLVLQIGGDNPTLLAECAKIGEDWGYDAINLNVGCPSPRVQNGNFGACLMTQPELVVTAVEAMQQAVKIPVTVKHRIGVDECDRYEDMVNFVRIVSEAGCTNFSVHARKAWLQGLSPKENRDVPPLRYEDVYRLKQDFPHLFIEINGGITTIEQTQAHLKSVDAVMIGRAAYDRPYLFATVDRDIFGEDAIAKTRTEIVEGMLPYIDYWLGKGIRLNSITRHMLQLFAEQPGTKAWKRYITEKACLSGADSLVISAALAQVYR
- a CDS encoding amino acid ABC transporter substrate-binding protein, which codes for MNRNLVFLVTSSLCLLSSISSVKAEDTLAKIQRTGVLSVAIREDAPPFGYLDAQENIQGYCLDFFALLQSQLTQELERNTLSIKLLKSTATNRFGLVADSLVNLECGPNTIRPDPPENTNFSHPFFLTGTQFLVKQDNSLNPEDDLNGATLGVIANTTTAKVVAQRYPLATLQQYKGVTARIRGIQAVAQGKIDAMISDGILLRAEAQQQGLSAAEYPLVPELPLTCDRYGMIIHSNDPQWQEFVNSVIDSPEAEALSNQWFGSLFSYTQLAQDGCQQ
- a CDS encoding YdcF family protein, which translates into the protein MKLSEIDVDKLSTEQITKILYGEEKDNGEKGDCIFVYGGRGIERVHKAVELFNFQRAEHILFSGGSGYGKYTYPLFWTMRDNALKLKVPEDKILVEDRSNHSKDGAIASLFVLENTALLD
- a CDS encoding metallophosphoesterase, whose protein sequence is MKRRFTWWLLVGLLCILMLGYLTAKSNRAATNNSDLAVPPRQDFRLVVISDLNSQYGSTEYEPEVTQAIALIPQWQPDLVLCGGDMIAGQKASLTKSQIESMWAAFDLKIAAPLRQQQIPLGFTIGNHDGSGAIKDQTLIFQAERNLAQAYWQQQKHYLNFVDRTHFPFYYSFQQNKIFFLVWDASSSQISPQQLNWIEQTLKTPAAQQASARIVLGHLPLYPVAKEKNKPGEYLNEGDKLRSLLTENKVLMYVSGHHHVYYPGKIDHLELLHAGALGQGPRQLINSELSPRQTITIIDLDLSKLALTYTTYDATTWQKIFLEQLPASIPNPDGTIWRHDLNGQK
- a CDS encoding TIGR00300 family protein is translated as MTEPIRILMCAPDHYDVDYVINPWMEGNIHKSSRDKAVEQWSKLNFVLNEIAQVDLVQGQKGVPDMVFTANAGLVLGDNAVLSRFYHPERQGEEPYFKQWFEDNGFNVFELPQDLPFEGAGDALLDREGRWLWAGYGFRSELDSHPYLAKWLDIEVLSLRLIDERFYHLDTCFCPLSGGYLLYYPGAFDSYSNHIIEGRVPAEKRIAIAETDAINFACNSVNVGQSVVMNKASDSLKQRLADVGFEVIETPLTEFLKAGGAAKCLTLRINEPVLPDVHASTPVESRVLHMEGHLLDAGIMNRSLDLVVDNGGSFKVLNFNLGLERQSTSSAEVRVSAPDHEVMEKIMTQLIELGAVTTNQEVDNAIVETCDLDGVAPDDFYVSNIYPTEVNINGQWIRVQKQRMDGAIVISDGSHGVTAECRILRDLNKGDRVVVGVEGIRTVRKKSNREPKVKEEFSFMGAGVSSERRVELVVEQIAWELRQIRDRGGKVVVTAGPVVIHTGGAKHLSRLIRDGYVQGLLGGNAIAVHDIEQSLMGTSLGVDMQKGTPVRGGHRHHLKVINTVRRYGSIAQAVEAGIITHGIMYECVKHHVPFALAGSIRDDGPLPDTQMDLIKAQSEYAQLLEGTDMILMLSTMLHSIGVGNMTPAGVKMVCVDINPAVVTKLSDRGSVESVGVVTDVGLFLSLLVNQLDKLTSPYHQV
- a CDS encoding GNAT family N-acetyltransferase, whose translation is MNSISVRLLTPADAKAYRSVRLLALDEQPFAFGSLPEDEPNLLETATRLVESDDRCFFGAFQAEQLIGIIRLSRYSASNEKHRAYLGGLYVMPSFRCQGFGRALIQEALSRAANTPGIRRVNLTVVTQQEGAIRLYRSLGFRIYGTEEETFSRDGQFYDEYLMTLELNSDSNYNA
- a CDS encoding class I SAM-dependent methyltransferase, giving the protein MAEAKIEFDRDRATQYDLDIRKAIPGYESLHGMTQSLLKTSLSKSARLLIVGSGTGMELVNYSKPNPEWLLTGVDPASEMMAIAQAELAAQGLQKRVNLHSGYVNSLPETEPMDAATLMLVMHFLTDDGAKLQLLKDIAQRLKPGAKFILADLYGDRSASYFSQFTKAWQALYFSQLDDETRTKAEEKFQTSISNSIHFVTEARIIELLEVAGFNQINKFYNAFLFGGWIAQYTGS
- a CDS encoding GNAT family N-acetyltransferase; this translates as MNFVIRPLMLEDELIVWKMLRYASHESSIESVRQQPYLARYALNWGRIGDFGYVASSDMSPIGAAWLRLWLGKDKGFGYVKDEIPELAIAVLPDYRGQGIGTRLLTKILGAAKSEYSAVSLSVRANNPVLRLYERTGFIQIPGSEVVNRSGEVSFNMMYEFN
- the argC gene encoding N-acetyl-gamma-glutamyl-phosphate reductase is translated as MSDKKPIGIVGASGYGGVQLVKLLLEHPQVEIAYLGGDSSAGKQYSSIYPHLDHCVDLTVEKIDVDAIAERCAAVFLGLPNGLACDLAPALIAKGCKVLDLSADYRFSNLDTYTDWYKKERTDQDTAKSAVYGLPELFREQIKQAQLVGCPGCYPTASLLALSPLLKQGLVDPSTAIIDAKSGTSGGGRQGKISMLLSEADNSIGAYGVASHRHTPEIEQICSILARQEVIVQFTPHLVPMVRGILSTVYATLRDPGLIREDLITIYNAFYRSSPFVKVLSSGIYPQTKWACGTNLAYIGIQVDRRTGRVIVLSAIDNLIKGQAGQAVQCLNLMMDWSESLGLPKLGFYP